The following proteins come from a genomic window of Methanosarcina sp. MTP4:
- a CDS encoding sulfide-dependent adenosine diphosphate thiazole synthase: MELDEVIITRAIVEEYSKTFLEYTDIDVALVGGGPANLVAAKYLAEAGVKVALYEQKLSLGGGMWAGGMMFPRIVVQEEATRILDDFGIRYKEYESGYYIANSVESVGKLISGATSAGAEIFNLVSFEDVMIRENDRVVGIVINWSPVTTNRLHVDPLMIRTKLVVDGTGHDAVVCNTILRKIPDAKIGEFGQIGEKPMWAEIGEKLVVEATQEIYPGLIVAGMAASAATRAPRMGPVFGGMLLSGEKAAKLALDRLKKL, from the coding sequence ATGGAACTTGACGAAGTCATCATAACACGCGCAATTGTTGAAGAGTACTCAAAAACTTTCCTTGAATACACGGACATCGACGTGGCCCTGGTAGGAGGAGGCCCTGCAAACCTGGTGGCTGCAAAGTACCTGGCTGAAGCCGGGGTAAAAGTCGCCTTATACGAGCAGAAACTCTCTCTCGGCGGCGGCATGTGGGCCGGAGGCATGATGTTTCCCCGCATCGTTGTACAGGAGGAAGCCACCCGTATCCTGGACGACTTCGGAATCCGGTATAAGGAATATGAATCCGGCTACTACATTGCAAACTCTGTGGAATCGGTCGGAAAGCTGATCAGCGGAGCGACTTCTGCAGGGGCTGAGATTTTCAACCTGGTTAGTTTCGAGGACGTCATGATCAGGGAAAACGACCGGGTCGTAGGCATCGTCATCAACTGGAGTCCTGTCACCACCAACCGCCTGCACGTCGACCCCCTCATGATCCGCACAAAGCTCGTGGTCGACGGGACCGGGCACGACGCCGTGGTCTGCAACACTATCCTGAGAAAAATCCCTGATGCAAAAATCGGGGAATTCGGGCAGATCGGGGAAAAACCCATGTGGGCCGAGATCGGAGAAAAACTTGTTGTTGAAGCCACCCAGGAAATCTATCCCGGGCTGATCGTAGCCGGCATGGCTGCAAGTGCCGCAACCCGCGCCCCGCGGATGGGTCCGGTCTTTGGAGGCATGCTCCTTTCCGGGGAAAAAGCCGCAAAACTTGCCCTTGACCGCCTCAAAAAACTCTGA
- a CDS encoding radical SAM protein: MKALIIDGYVDEPACLGVPPYFSPYPRYIAGALRECGLSETDIHYLTIDRLRENPPGAGELIGKAELVIVIAGMTVPGKYLRATPISPGEIETIFRSSTGVKVIGGPIRLGFSGEGGKAAKGLGSGISLEGAVLAEMDIEAFVFDLFEGSEGIKDSKGSNGIILGKQPSIKLKAPETVGHRFRTTSEIGRWAPMGAFLLRQHPDYPYCMCELETYRGCGRTIHCSFCTEPFYGASDYRPVEDVVFEVSALYSHGARYFRIGRQPDLLSYHGTDAGGPVPKPDPAVLERLYRGIRNSAPELSVLHLDNANPITIATYPEEAAQIIKTIIKYHTSGDVAAFGMESADPQVIRANSLKASPEEVFEAIKLVNGLGAVRGANGLPELLPGLNFVHGLMGETKKTFQLNYDFLQNVLDSGLMLRRINIRQVMAFPDTPMYGKDEAAGKHKKLFLKYKDQVRKNIDLPMLRRVVPEGTVLKDVMCEVHENGITFGRQLGSYPLLVGIPASLPFRKFTDVTVTGHGMRSITGIPHPLSINSASPALLRELPGLGKKASNAVAAGLPYADEEDFVSRVKDGEKFLKYIEF, translated from the coding sequence ATGAAAGCACTGATCATCGACGGTTATGTAGACGAACCCGCCTGCCTCGGGGTTCCTCCCTACTTTTCCCCCTACCCCCGGTACATAGCAGGCGCTCTCCGGGAGTGCGGGCTCTCCGAAACCGATATCCACTACCTGACAATCGACCGCCTGCGGGAAAACCCGCCGGGGGCCGGGGAACTGATCGGGAAAGCAGAACTCGTAATCGTGATTGCAGGCATGACCGTTCCGGGAAAATACCTCCGGGCCACGCCCATCTCCCCCGGGGAAATCGAAACCATCTTCCGGAGCTCAACAGGGGTAAAAGTCATAGGCGGTCCTATTCGGCTTGGTTTCAGTGGGGAAGGCGGAAAAGCTGCAAAAGGCCTGGGCAGTGGGATCAGCCTTGAAGGTGCCGTGCTTGCGGAAATGGACATTGAGGCTTTTGTCTTTGACCTTTTTGAGGGCAGTGAAGGCATTAAAGACAGTAAAGGCAGTAATGGAATCATTCTGGGGAAGCAGCCGAGCATTAAACTGAAAGCCCCGGAAACCGTGGGACACCGCTTCAGGACGACCTCCGAAATCGGGCGCTGGGCACCGATGGGAGCTTTTCTTCTCCGGCAGCACCCTGATTATCCTTACTGCATGTGCGAACTCGAAACCTACCGGGGCTGCGGCCGGACCATTCATTGTTCTTTTTGCACCGAACCGTTCTACGGGGCTTCGGACTACCGGCCAGTGGAGGACGTGGTCTTTGAAGTCTCGGCCTTATATTCCCATGGAGCCCGCTATTTCAGGATTGGGCGGCAGCCTGACCTCCTATCCTACCACGGCACCGATGCAGGCGGCCCGGTCCCGAAACCCGATCCCGCAGTTCTTGAGAGGCTCTACAGGGGGATAAGGAATTCCGCTCCGGAACTTTCCGTGCTCCACCTGGACAACGCAAACCCGATAACCATTGCCACCTACCCTGAAGAAGCCGCGCAGATAATTAAGACGATCATCAAATACCACACCTCTGGGGACGTGGCTGCTTTTGGCATGGAAAGTGCGGACCCGCAGGTGATCCGGGCAAACTCCCTGAAAGCCAGCCCCGAAGAGGTCTTCGAAGCCATCAAACTCGTAAACGGCCTGGGCGCCGTCCGCGGGGCAAACGGGCTTCCGGAACTCCTCCCAGGCCTGAACTTCGTCCACGGGCTTATGGGCGAGACAAAAAAGACCTTCCAGCTGAACTACGACTTCCTCCAGAATGTGCTGGACTCCGGCCTGATGCTCCGCAGGATCAATATCCGGCAGGTCATGGCTTTCCCTGACACCCCCATGTACGGAAAGGACGAGGCTGCCGGCAAGCACAAGAAACTCTTCCTGAAATACAAGGACCAGGTCCGGAAAAACATCGACCTCCCAATGCTCCGCCGCGTCGTTCCCGAAGGCACGGTGCTGAAGGATGTCATGTGTGAGGTGCACGAAAACGGAATCACTTTCGGAAGACAGCTTGGATCTTATCCCCTGCTGGTCGGAATTCCCGCTTCCCTGCCCTTCAGGAAGTTCACTGACGTAACCGTGACCGGACACGGGATGCGCTCCATCACCGGTATTCCTCACCCCCTTTCGATTAATTCCGCTTCTCCTGCCCTTCTCAGGGAACTTCCGGGGCTTGGCAAGAAAGCTTCGAATGCTGTTGCCGCAGGGCTGCCCTATGCCGATGAAGAGGATTTTGTAAGCAGGGTAAAGGACGGAGAAAAGTTCCTCAAATATATAGAGTTCTGA
- a CDS encoding DHH family phosphoesterase: MSEVEKLINLAKNAAEKILKYQFVRLISHNDADGLTSAGIMAQALLRAGIRFQLSIAARLDEAVIEEVNGSTSPGDLVIFCDMGSGYSDLVGKVAADVVVLDHHKPVGESPAKAVVNAHTVGIDGATDISASGTCYLVAREMGPENTDLAGLAIAGAVGDKQLFRTANAFILEEALKAGVVSFRKGLKVGDGDLAEVLTYSTEPFLDITGDPVKVREFLGGLGLSGRIEELSDEGVSKLVNAVALKLARQASPEAVEAVIGDIYILNRELVPNVYDFISILNTCGKMKVYGLAVGLCMKDPGVLEEALALSREHQQNLARSIREEIEKIHKGENLWYINTVDALSTGTLASTVVRYLHPELPFICVNESEGILKVSGRGTRELVSRGLDLSFALREAAGAVGGNGGGHSVASGASIPLGTAEEFLGIADKIIGEQLQARGKVKK, translated from the coding sequence TTGAGCGAAGTTGAAAAACTGATAAACCTTGCAAAAAATGCGGCTGAAAAGATCCTGAAATACCAGTTTGTGCGCCTTATCTCGCATAACGACGCTGACGGGCTGACCTCGGCAGGGATCATGGCCCAGGCTTTGCTCCGGGCTGGCATCCGTTTTCAGCTTTCGATAGCTGCCCGGCTTGATGAGGCCGTTATTGAGGAAGTTAACGGGAGTACTTCTCCAGGGGACCTTGTTATCTTTTGTGATATGGGCAGCGGCTATTCTGACCTGGTAGGGAAGGTGGCGGCTGATGTTGTTGTGCTTGACCACCACAAGCCTGTAGGGGAGTCCCCTGCAAAGGCTGTTGTAAACGCGCATACGGTGGGAATCGATGGGGCCACGGACATCTCGGCTTCCGGCACATGCTACCTGGTTGCAAGGGAAATGGGACCCGAAAACACGGATCTGGCAGGCCTGGCGATTGCCGGGGCAGTCGGGGATAAGCAGCTTTTCCGGACTGCAAACGCTTTTATCCTGGAAGAGGCCCTGAAGGCAGGGGTCGTATCCTTCCGGAAAGGGCTGAAAGTGGGGGATGGAGACCTTGCCGAAGTGCTGACTTACAGCACCGAACCTTTCCTGGACATAACCGGGGACCCGGTAAAGGTCCGGGAATTCCTTGGCGGGCTCGGGCTTTCCGGCCGGATCGAGGAGCTCTCTGATGAGGGGGTCTCGAAACTGGTTAATGCCGTTGCCCTGAAACTTGCAAGGCAAGCAAGCCCGGAAGCCGTGGAAGCCGTCATCGGGGACATTTATATCCTGAACCGGGAACTCGTGCCAAATGTCTACGATTTCATCTCCATCCTCAACACTTGCGGTAAAATGAAAGTTTACGGGCTCGCTGTAGGGCTTTGCATGAAGGACCCCGGAGTCCTGGAAGAAGCCCTTGCTCTTTCTAGGGAGCACCAGCAAAACCTTGCCCGTTCCATCAGGGAAGAAATCGAAAAAATCCACAAAGGAGAAAACCTCTGGTACATCAACACCGTGGACGCCCTTTCCACCGGGACCCTGGCAAGCACGGTGGTCCGCTACCTCCACCCTGAACTTCCCTTCATCTGTGTAAACGAGTCCGAAGGCATCCTGAAAGTCTCGGGTAGGGGCACCCGTGAACTCGTTTCCCGGGGCCTTGACCTTTCCTTTGCCCTGCGGGAAGCAGCTGGCGCAGTCGGGGGAAATGGCGGTGGGCACAGTGTCGCCTCCGGGGCTTCCATCCCCCTCGGAACTGCCGAGGAGTTTCTGGGCATCGCGGACAAGATTATCGGGGAGCAGCTCCAGGCCAGAGGAAAAGTTAAGAAGTAA
- a CDS encoding KEOPS complex subunit Pcc1, with amino-acid sequence MKITGTIEFPDPETKEFAKRILEALSPDNLRSMESEISDERVAVHFRSEKIGSLLATVDDFLMNLKIGEGVGKALEMEK; translated from the coding sequence ATGAAAATTACTGGAACCATCGAATTTCCGGACCCCGAAACAAAGGAATTTGCTAAAAGGATTCTGGAAGCCCTTTCCCCGGACAACCTGAGGAGTATGGAAAGCGAAATAAGTGATGAGCGGGTAGCTGTCCACTTCCGGTCGGAAAAAATAGGGTCCCTTCTTGCGACTGTTGATGATTTCCTGATGAATTTGAAAATAGGGGAAGGAGTAGGAAAAGCG